A part of Paroedura picta isolate Pp20150507F chromosome 7, Ppicta_v3.0, whole genome shotgun sequence genomic DNA contains:
- the ZNF131 gene encoding zinc finger protein 131, whose amino-acid sequence MEAEETMECIQEFPEHYKVILDRLNEQREQDQFTDITLIVDGHHFKAHKAVLAACSRFFYKFFQDFTQEPLVEIEGVSNMAFRHLIEFTYTAKLMVQGEEEANDVWKAAEYLQMLEAIKALEIRNKENSLPLESNQAQDPSKAKKRKIAETSNVITETLPCAESEPVEIEVEIAEGAIDVEENNIEAHEEAASAEQSIKYIQTTGTSDESALALLADITSKFRHGERKSQIQEECDNGSDPMGKQVEGIEIMELQLSHVNNLFHCEKCNRSFKLFYHFKEHMKTHSTESYKCDLCNKRYLRESALKQHLTCYHLDEGGANKKPRPGKKIHVCQYCDKQFDHFGHFKEHLRKHTGEKPFECPNCHERFARNSTLKCHLTACQSGAGAKKGRKKLYECQVCNSVFNSWDQFKDHLVIHTGDKPNHCTICDVWFMQGSELRRHLQDIHHISERIVTEDILPVDSDPVASMTIIEQVEQVHVLPLIQVQVDPTQVTVEQVHPDLIQNNQVKTEQIAELQEQVEISYLEVEHIQAEPGTEVHMEELDVEHVNQLQMEEVQAQLIQEADLGPVESEHVDQGGLEGSSPVQVDEVVALAADHGESEDLKSQPIVDIQEEKVET is encoded by the exons ATGGAAGCTGAAGAGACGATGGAATGCATTCAGGAATTTCCAGAGCATTATAAAGTAATTTTGGACAGACTGAATGAGCAGAGAGAGCAAGATCAGTTCACAGACATCACTCTGATTGTCGATG GTCATCATTTTAAAGCGCATAAAGCTGTTCTTGCTGCCTGCAGCCGGTTTTTCTACAAATTCTTCCAAGACTTCACTCAGGAGCCTCTAGTAGAGATAGAAG GTGTCAGTAACATGGCGTTTCGTCACTTAATTGAGTTCACCTACACTGCCAAGCTAATGGTCCAAGGGGAAGAAGAAGCAAATGATGTCTGGAAGGCAGCTGAATACCTTCAGATGTTAGAAGCCATTAAAGCCCTCGAAATCAG GAACAAGGAAAATTCATTGCCCCTTGAATCCAATCAGGCACAAGACCCCAGCAAAGCTAAAAAGAGGAAGATAGCGGAGACCTCCAACGTGATCACAGAAACGCTGCCCTGCGCAGAGTCAGAGCCGGTGGAGATCGAGGTGGAGATTGCGGAAGGGGCTATCGATGTGGAAGAAAACAACATCGAGGCGCACGAGGAGGCTGCGTCCGCCGAACAATCCATTAAGTACATACAGACCACGGGTACGTCCGATGAGTCGGCGTTGGCCCTCCTGGCGGATATCACCAGTAAGTTCCGCCACGGGGAGCGGAAGAGCCAGATCCAGGAGGAATGCGACAACGGGTCTGACCCGATGGGCAAACAGGTGGAAGGCATTGAGATCATGGAGCTCCAGCTGTCTCACGTCAACAACCTGTTCCACTGTGAAAAGTGCAACCGCTCCTTCAAGCTGTTCTACCACTTCAAGGAGCACATGAAAACGCACTCCACCGAGAGCTACAAGTGCGACCTATGCAACAAACGGTACCTCCGCGAAAGTGCATTGAAGCAGCACCTTACCTGTTACCACCTTGACGAAGGTGGCGCCAACAAGAAACCGAGGCCGGGCAAAAAAATCCACGTCTGCCAGTACTGTGACAAACAATTTGACCACTTTGGCCATTTTAAAGAGCATCTGCGGAAACACACAG GTGAAAAGCCATTTGAGTGTCCAAACTGCCACGAACGTTTTGCCCGGAACAGCACACTCAAATGTCACTTGACAGCGTGCCAGTCCGGTGCCGGTGCTAAAAAGGGGCGGAAAAAGCTTTACGAATGTCAG GTCTGCAACAGTGTCTTTAACAGCTGGGACCAATTTAAAGACCACTTGGTAATACACACAGGCGACAAGCCCAACCACTGTACCATATGCGACGTCTGGTTCATGCAAGGCAGCGAGCTGAGGAGGCACCTGCAGGATATCCACCACATTTCAGAACGGATCGTGACCGAAGACATCCTCCCAGTGGACAGCGATCCAGTGGCCTCGATGACCATCATTGAGCAGGTGGAGCAAGTCCACGTTCTGCCGCTCATTCAGGTCCAGGTGGATCCAACGCAGGTGACAGTCGAGCAGGTGCACCCGGACTTGATACAGAACAATCAAGTGAAGACCGAGCAGATAGCCGAGCTGCAAGAACAGGTGGAGATAAGCTACCTGGAGGTGGAGCACATCCAGGCTGAGCCAGGGACCGAAGTGCACATGGAGGAGCTGGACGTCGAGCACGTCAATCAGTTGCAAATGGAGGAGGTCCAGGCGCAGCTCATACAAGAAGCGGATCTCGGGCCAGTAGAATCGGAACACGTGGATCAAGGGGGGCTAGAAGGGAGCTCGCCTGTGCAGGTGGACGAGGTGGTGGCATTGGCAGCTGATCATGGAGAATCTGAGGATTTAAAATCTCAGCCCATAGTGGACATACAGGAGGAAAAGGTGGAAACATGA